A single genomic interval of Armigeres subalbatus isolate Guangzhou_Male chromosome 1, GZ_Asu_2, whole genome shotgun sequence harbors:
- the LOC134206298 gene encoding uncharacterized protein LOC134206298, protein MDMLKTLINFCVVVQNLVGHLKAANQQTHLTNPSLLHDLVDKLPANIRLDWALYKQRMVVTDLETFSNYMSAIISAASDVTRYSDVEVPRATRIEKQKSKEKSYVNMHSAEDDRWAGVKECFKFKSLSLNDRWKAIKEHQLCHKCLVPHGRWPCRTSKSCDVSGCRAYHHSLLHPGSPESTEVAVVSVHRQPKHPTIFRIIPVILYGKVKQFQTFAFLDEGSDLTLIDEEIVDQLGINGEKRELCMKWTSNVTREEKHSRRVNMEIAGAEGGQRFPLLNVRTVGRLDLPHQSLDYKLLAERFPHLRRLPIKSYKDATPRLLIGLSNLQLAIPLKCREGSGNEPVATKTRLGWTVFGHMAESERFHSFHVCECSNDEKLHDLVKQFFSAENLGITTGPLPEGVEEARAKAILRETTRKQRDGHYETGLLWRYDQFEFPPSYAMAARRFHCLERRLRAHPELRDNLDRQISEYQEKGYAHKATEQEINGSDSKRTWYLPLGVVINPKKPGKVRIVWDAAAKVNGVSFNSMLLKGPDMLTSLPAVLFRFRERKFCVTADIKEMYHQVKIRAADRSSQRFLYRSDPSAELEIYIMDVATFGSTCSPCSAQHVKNVNAAEWQKVYPGATRAIVQNHYVDDYLDSRDTEEELINLANDVRTVHSKAGFDLRNWRSNSNVVLRRVGEGPALLEKVIGEDKTNQQERVLGMTWLPVEDVFTFSVVLSDDLQRMVFGDGTVSKRGILRLLMSLFDPHGLISNFLLHEKIVIQDLWRSGVSWDEAIHYNVDDLQTLELHVFVDASELAYACVAYFRIMEQGIPRCAFVSSKAKVAPLKSLSIPRMELQAGVIGCRLAKTIKENHTLPIKRTVYHSDASTLLSWIRSDTRKYRQYVAVRIGEILESTNISEWRWVPTKLNVADEATKWTKEPAVEPDSRWFEGPEFLYLPEKLWPQQVAQPKETTEELRPVHMHQEIVRPSIIEVSRFSKWERMLRSMAYVFHFIDSCRTRRDDRRSILSQEDYKRAENALWRLTQSDEYGDEIVELTRNSKDTARRQIKSGVLRMLSPFLDEFGVIRMEGRIEASPFASYEAKYPIILPKGHYVTKLLVDWYHRRLGHGFGETVVNEMRQKFYVSSLRVLVRGVTRRCAFCIIQRAKPKTPRMAPLPAARVTPYERSFSRVGIDYFGPFAIKVQRSNVKGG, encoded by the exons ATGGATATGCTTAAAACGCTCATAAATTTTTGTGTTGTCGTGCAAAACCTGGTAGGGCATTTGAAGGCAGCTAATCAGCAAACGCACCTGACGAATCCTTCTTTACTGCACGATTTGGTCGATAAGCTCCCTGCAAATATTCGATTGGACTGGGCGCTTTACAAGCAGCGAATGGTTGTAACAGATTTGGAAACGTTTAGCAACTATATGTCGGCGATAATTTCAGCGGCAAGCGACGTTACGCGTTACAGTGACGTAGAAGTGCCGAGAGCAACTAGGATTGAAAAGCAGAAATCGAAAGAGAAGTCGTATGTCAACATGCATAGCGCCGAAGACGACC GTTGGGCTGGGGTAAAAGAATGCTTTAAATTCAAGTCTCTGTCCCTGAACGATCGTTGGAAGGCGATCAAAGAACACCAATTATGCCATAAGTGCCTAGTGCCACATGGTAGATGGCCTTGTCGGACGTCGAAGTCCTGCGATGTCAGCGGTTGTCGCGCCTACCACCATTCGCTTCTCCATCCCGGATCTCCTGAGTCAACTGAAGTCGCTGTTGTGTCCGTTCATCGTCAGCCGAAGCATCCCACCATATTTCGGATCATACCCGTCATACTCTATGGCAAGGTCAAGCAATTCCAAACGTTCGCTTTTCTAGATGAAGGCTCGGATTTGACGCTGATAGACGAGGAGATTGTTGACCAGCTGGGCATCAACGGAGAGAAAAGAGAACTGTGTATGAAGTGGACTTCGAACGTCACCAGAGAAGAGAAGCATTCCAGAAGAGTTAATATGGAGATAGCAGGTGCAGAGGGAGGACAACGCTTTCCTTTGCTGAACGTGCGCACCGTCGGTCGTCTTGATTTGCCTCATCAATCGTTGGACTACAAACTGCTAGCGGAAAGGTTTCCTCATCTGAGAAGACTGCCAATCAAGAGCTACAAGGATGCTACACCGAGGTTGTTAATAGGTCTGAGCAATTTGCAACTGGCCATTCCGTTGAAATGTCGCGAAGGTAGTGGCAACGAACCTGTAGCGACCAAGACAAGGTTAGGGTGGACCGTATTCGGCCACATGGCGGAATCGGAAAGGTTTCATTCATTTCACGTATGTGAGTGCTCAAACGACGAAAAGTTGCACGATTTAGTCAAGCAGTTCTTTTCTGCGGAGAACTTGGGAATAACTACAGGGCCGTTACCCGAAGGTGTCGAAGAAGCTCGGGCGAAAGCTATTCTACGCGAAACAACGAGGAAGCAGCGAGATGGTCACTACGAAACGGGCCTGCTTTGGCGATACGACCAGTTTGAGTTCCCACCAAGTTACGCGATGGCTGCGAGAAGGTTCCACTGTCTGGAACGACGTCTTCGGGCACACCCTGAGCTACGTGACAATCTGGATAGGCAAATTAGCGAGTATCAGGAGAAGGGTTACGCGCATAAGGCCACAGAGCAGGAAATTAATGGTTCTGATAGCAAGCGTACTTGGTATTTGCCATTAGGTGTGGTTATTAACCCAAAGAAGCCCGGAAAGGTCCGGATTGTTTGGGATGCAGCGGCCAAAGTAAACGGAGTGTCCTTCAACTCGATGCTTTTGAAGGGTCCGGATATGTTGACCTCACTTCCGGCAGTTCTATTCCGATTCCGAGAACGAAAGTTCTGCGTCACTGCTGACATCAAAGAGATGTATCATCAGGTCAAAATTCGCGCAGCTGATCGTTCGTCCCAACGGTTCCTGTATCGATCTGATCCGTCTGCAGAGTTGGAGATTTACATAATGGATGTGGCGACATTTGGTTCTACTTGTTCGCCATGCTCGGCACAGCATGTTAAAAACGTTAACGCTGCCGAATGGCAAAAGGTGTACCCTGGAGCAACAAGAGCAATAGTTCAAAACCACTACGTGGATGATTATTTGGACAGCCGAGATACGGAAGAAGAGCTGATTAACTTAGCAAACGACGTTCGAACTGTGCACTCCAAAGCTGGGTTTGATCTGAGAAACTGGCGCTCTAATTCGAATGTAGTCTTGCGACGGGTCGGGGAAGGACCGGCCTTGCTGGAGAAAGTGATTGGAGAGGACAAAACGAATCAACAAGAGAGGGTTCTGGGAATGACTTGGCTGCCTGTAGAAGATGTGTTCACATTCTCAGTCGTTCTGTCAGACGACTTGCAGCGGATGGTATTCGGAGACGGAACAGTGTCCAAGCGAGGCATTCTGCGGCTGCTGATGAGCTTATTCGATCCCCATGGATTGATCTCCAACTTTCTCCTTCATGAAAAAATTGTAATCCAAGACCTATGGCGTAGCGGAGTGAGTTGGGATGAAGCAATTC ATTACAACGTAGACGACCTTCAAACTCTCGAGCTGCACGTTTTTGTCGACGCGAGTGAGTTGGCCTATGCTTGTGTGGCTTACTTTCGCATCATGGAGCAGGGTATACCTCGGTGCGCTTTCGTGTCTTCGAAAGCCAAGGTAGCGCCACTTAAATCGCTATCGATTCCACGCATGGAGCTGCAAGCAGGTGTAATCGGATGTCGGCTAGCGAAAACCATTAAAGAGAACCACACTCTTCCGATCAAGCGTACCGTCTACCATAGCGATGCTAGTACGTTACTGTCGTGGATTAGGTCAGACACACGGAAGTATCGGCAATACGTAGCAGTCAGGATAGGAGAAATCCTTGAAAGTACCAATATCTCCGAATGGCGGTGGGTTCCCACGAAACTAAATGTGGCAGACGAAGCAACGAAATGGACAAAAGAGCCTGCCGTTGAGCCTGACAGTCGATGGTTTGAAGGACCAGAGTTCTTGTATCTGCCGGAAAAATTATGGCCTCAGCAAGTTGCCCAACCAAAAGAAACGACTGAGGAGCTGCGTCCGGTTCACATGCACCAGGAGATAGTACGACCTTCTATTATCGAAGTCTCTAGGTTTTCAAAATGGGAACGCATGTTAAGAAGTATGGCTTACGTTTTCCATTTCATTGATAGCTGCCGTACCAGAAGAGATGACAGAAGAAGCATACTGAGTCAAGAAGATTACAAGCGTGCTGAAAATGCCCTTTGGCGATTAACACAATCTGACGAATATGGAGATGAAATAGTGGAGTTGACTAGAAACTCGAAGGATACAGCCAGGCGGCAGATTAAGTCAGGCGTTTTACGCATGCTCTCACCCTTCTTGGATGAATTCGGAGTGATAAGGATGGAAGGTCGCATTGAAGCATCGCCCTTCGCCTCCTATGAGGCAAAGTACCCAATTATCCTtccgaaaggacattacgttaCTAAACTTCTAGTTGATTGGTACCACAGGCGTCTAGGACACGGGTTTGGTGAAACAGTGGTGAACGAGATGAGGCAGAAATTCTATGTATCAAGCTTGCGTGTGCTGGTGCGTGGCGTAACAAGGCGTTGTGCATTTTGCATAATTCAAAGAGCCAAACCGAAGACTCCAAGAATGGCTCCTCTTCCTGCGGCACGAGTAACTCCGTATGAACGATCATTCTCCCGAGTAGGCATCGATTATTTTGGGCCATTCGCCATCAAGGTTCAACGAAGCAACGTAAAAGGTGGGTAG
- the LOC134214226 gene encoding uncharacterized protein LOC134214226, whose amino-acid sequence MYLLFVISTICFLMAFSSKIAKLILPFLLREPAELVSLRAKIEQTRRELAKISMRENYLEYVHKERFLVALEKELTVPKSNYNSRKVFFDYGIGYGLYAVLALGLIVISIFYRYTPVVIFGKNFNFEPFGKVLNLPTGVPNAVSTVFWIVVNNFVARIVVGYVN is encoded by the exons ATGTATTTATTATTTGTCATTAGCACCATCTGCTTTTTGATGGCTTTCTCATCTAAAATTGCTAAACTG ATCCTTCCATTCCTGCTGCGTGAACCGGCGGAACTTGTATCGTTGCGTGCTAAAATCGAACAGACCCGCCGCGAGCTTGCGAAAATATCCATGCGCGAAAACTATCTCGAGTACGTGCATAAGGAGCGGTTTCTGGTAGCGCTGGAGAAGGAATTAACAGTACCGAAGAGTAACTACAACAGTCGGAAGGTATTCTTCGACTACGGTATTGGATACGGTTTGTATGCGGTGCTGGCTTTGGGATTGATTGTAATTTCTATATTCTACCGATACACACCCGTGGTGatttttggaaagaatttcaaTTTTGAACCCTTCGGCAAAGTACTCAATTTACCGACAGGAGTTCCAAATGCTGTTTCAACCGTCTTCTGGATCGTTGTGAACAACTTCGTAGCGCGGATTGTAGTTGGATACGTGAATTAA
- the LOC134214115 gene encoding glutamyl-tRNA(Gln) amidotransferase subunit A, mitochondrial translates to MDRRLPLKLKELSECFRSRTLDPLSTIEQTLLQVGRLKHLNAFIRTSPEKALAQAEKSSTRYKEGKSLGVLDGAPIAIKDNFCTKGIHTTCAARMLQDFVPTYSATVYERLVRNGAVLVGKTNMDQYGMGSGTVDSIFGPTKNCWSAEENDDYRIAGGSSGGSAVAVASGLCFAALGSDTGGSTRNPASYCGVVGFKPTYGLLSRHGLIPLVNSMDVPGILTKTIDDCIAVFNAIAGPDAKDSTTVKSTFAPISIPDEPSLKGLTIGIPIEYHCEGLSNEVLSTWTKIADMLEDAGASVKTVSLPHTSASIFVYSILNQCEVASNMARYDGIEYGHRSDEDTSTEQLYAKSRAEGFNDVVKNRILSGNFFLLRKNYDKYFEKALKVRRLIANDFDQAFHKVDVLLTPTTLSDAPRHSEFTQSNNRDQCAVQDFCTQPANMGGIPALSLPIRLSEHRLPISLQLMGPKFSERRLFEVAKCIENHVKFYNFYN, encoded by the exons ATGGATCGACGCCTGCCATTGAAGCTTAAAGAG CTCTCTGAATGCTTCCGTTCCCGAACGTTAGACCCATTGTCCACGATTGAGCAAACACTGCTACAAGTGGGCCGACTCAAGCACCTGAATGCCTTCATTCGGACATCCCCGGAGAAAGCTTTAGCGCAGGCAGAGAAATCCTCCACCCGgtacaaagaaggaaaatccctCGGTGTGCTGGATGGTGCTCCGATTGCAATAAAGGATAACTTTTGCACCAAAGGAATCCACACGACCTGTGCAGCGCGGATGCTGCAGGACTTCGTTCCGACCTACAGTGCCACCGTATACGAGCGATTGGTTCGCAATGGAGCAGTGCTGGTGGGAAAGACCAACATGGATCAGTACGGGATGGGCTCGGGAACGGTTGATTCAATCTTCGGCCCAACGAAAAACTGCTGGAGTGCGGAAGAAAACGACGACTACCGCATCGCTGGGGGAAGTAGTGGAGGGTCGGCCGTTGCTGTGGCGTCTGGCTTATGTTTCGC GGCTTTGGGTTCAGATACCGGAGGTTCAACTCGTAATCCAGCATCATATTGTGGAGTGGTTGGATTCAAACCAACATACGGACTTCTATCTAGGCATGGTTTGATTCCACTTGTAAATTCCATGGACGTTCCCGGGATTTTAACAAAAACGATAGACGATTGTATAGCCGTGTTCAATGCAATCGCTGGACCAGACGCCAAAGATTCTACGACTGTTAAATCAACATTCGCACCAATTTCAATTCCAGATGAACCTAGCTTAAAGGGGCTGACCATAGGAATACCTATTGAATATCATTGCGAAGGTCTCTCGAATGAGGTTCTCAGCACGTGGACCAAAATAGCGGATATGTTAGAAGATGCAGGTGCATCCGTAAAAACGGTATCCCTTCCCCACACGTCCGCTTCGATATTCGTCTACTCTATTCTAAATCAGTGCGAAGTCGCTAGTAACATGGCCCGATACGATGGCATCGAATACGGTCACCGTTCCGATGAGGACACCAGCACAGAACAACTTTATGCTAAATCACGGGCTGAAGGGTTCAACGATGTCGTTAAAAATCGGATTCTATCTGGTAACTTTTTTCTGCTTAGAAAAAACTACGACAAGTACTTCGAAAAAGCACTTAAAGTCCGTCGTTTGATTGCCAACGACTTCGATCAAGCCTTTCATAAAGTGGATGTTTTGTTGACTCCGACAACTCTCAGCGATGCCCCTCGTCACTCTGAGTTCACTCAAAGCAACAATCGTGATCAGTGCGCCGTTCAGGACTTTTGCACCCAGCCGGCCAACATGGGAGGTATACCGGCGCTGTCCCTACCAATAAGGCTTTCGGAACATCGACTTCCAATAAGCTTACAACTAATGGGACCTAAGTTTTCCGAGAGACGACTTTTTGAAGTCGCGAAATGCATTGAAAATCATGTtaagttttacaatttttataattga